Proteins encoded by one window of Streptacidiphilus sp. PB12-B1b:
- a CDS encoding site-specific integrase, with protein sequence MTAPSLLPRQDARTQRDRLEVLTVLINGPEFDPVLRGGVLKIPPTHPVYPWSCTVPDCARPRWQRYAMCSVHAGQWQEAEASGMSRAQFLRGAEPLAASDVPEEMMCRICPQRPAFSLRLVLCFRHRNRWLGYLKRHPGASEEDGQFERWLADQQPCPGYGECRTEVCDELASSPLGLCGAHERGYIRAGRPGGARLPKNYFATFERQDRPVPISIDDQIAFRSWCRAQLPVHRTGRIYLRGLRPLLRAEFQWGMYAHRLQPTAVWNLTWVQSLADECQRRDVASLAGLDPSDFHRDYHQRMVQEMQEALRKVYFSPSDTRDAGYIETEHFGVRFPHRSSYIDLTCVSQRWLRDLLWDHIADVLRSPSCPRSAQPVDYQRRAGAELSAFLEAEAPDGGHDPRALREEHAHRFVADLRNRERLGLAFRGQARLNGKKSKVTENMRRLVLNYGRSVLRGALDNGSAERIGLNRAFITAMPVGGPGTPRSRNPFPDEVARALADESNLRQLAEDHDPHDRGLRDMWEAIIITGRRANEVIQLHLDCIGRYGGMPVLWHDQTKVGNLNAAIRIPDRLMDRLEERRRKTLARFADRHAGRAPTPAERVHLALFPTDMLNPDGHRALSYTWFHTGLRNWITDLDLGGHYVAHQARHTLATRLLRAGASLTHIRRYMGQVSDRMAEHYVHLTQSDLDDVLQRVWVAGPGTANPGELLAGIAAPLTREQAQALAIDLSRRSTPAEGGFCTFQPVVEGGACPWNLDCHNCDKFVLSGADLLYWRRKREQWRLLAEGAPDDATADYLHRYFEPTARAIDGLESALAGLGLLDDALALDLRKPQDYFHRVWSTAFRATDLAEPVGDEQAQAEDTTDEQEQCA encoded by the coding sequence GTGACCGCGCCCTCCCTCCTTCCCCGGCAGGATGCCCGCACGCAACGGGACCGGCTGGAGGTGCTCACCGTGCTGATCAACGGGCCCGAGTTCGACCCGGTACTGCGTGGCGGGGTCCTGAAGATCCCGCCGACCCACCCGGTTTATCCGTGGAGCTGCACGGTCCCCGACTGCGCACGGCCGCGCTGGCAGCGCTACGCGATGTGCTCGGTGCACGCCGGCCAGTGGCAGGAGGCAGAGGCCAGCGGGATGAGCCGGGCCCAGTTCCTGCGCGGGGCAGAGCCGCTGGCGGCGTCCGACGTCCCGGAGGAGATGATGTGCCGGATCTGCCCGCAGCGACCGGCCTTCAGCCTGCGCCTGGTGCTGTGCTTCCGCCACCGCAACCGGTGGCTGGGCTACCTGAAGCGGCACCCCGGCGCCAGCGAGGAAGACGGGCAGTTCGAGCGGTGGCTGGCCGATCAGCAGCCCTGCCCGGGCTACGGCGAGTGCCGCACGGAGGTGTGCGACGAACTGGCCTCCTCGCCGCTGGGGTTGTGCGGCGCGCACGAGCGCGGCTACATCCGGGCCGGGCGTCCGGGCGGAGCCCGGCTGCCCAAGAACTACTTCGCCACCTTCGAGCGGCAGGACCGACCTGTCCCCATCTCCATCGACGACCAGATCGCCTTCCGCTCCTGGTGCCGCGCGCAGTTGCCGGTGCACCGCACCGGGCGGATCTACCTGCGCGGCCTGCGGCCCCTACTGCGGGCCGAGTTCCAATGGGGCATGTATGCCCACCGCCTGCAGCCCACCGCCGTGTGGAACTTGACGTGGGTGCAGTCGCTCGCGGACGAGTGCCAGCGTCGCGACGTGGCGTCCCTGGCCGGCCTGGACCCCTCCGACTTCCACCGCGACTACCACCAGCGCATGGTCCAGGAGATGCAGGAAGCCCTGCGGAAGGTCTACTTCAGCCCCTCCGACACCCGCGATGCCGGCTACATCGAGACCGAGCACTTCGGAGTGCGCTTCCCCCACCGCTCCAGCTACATCGACCTGACCTGCGTCTCCCAGCGGTGGCTGCGCGACCTGCTGTGGGACCATATCGCCGACGTGCTGCGCTCGCCCTCCTGCCCGCGCAGCGCCCAGCCGGTGGACTACCAACGCCGCGCGGGCGCCGAGCTGAGCGCGTTCCTGGAGGCCGAGGCACCGGACGGCGGCCACGATCCCCGGGCACTGCGCGAGGAACACGCCCACCGCTTCGTCGCTGACCTGCGCAACCGCGAACGTCTCGGCCTTGCCTTCCGCGGCCAGGCCCGCCTGAACGGCAAGAAGTCGAAGGTCACCGAGAACATGCGTCGGCTGGTGCTCAACTACGGCCGGTCCGTGCTGCGCGGCGCGCTGGACAACGGCAGCGCCGAGCGAATCGGCTTGAACCGCGCCTTCATCACCGCCATGCCGGTCGGCGGCCCGGGTACGCCCCGCAGCCGCAACCCCTTCCCCGACGAGGTGGCCCGCGCTCTCGCGGACGAGAGCAACCTGCGGCAGCTCGCCGAAGACCACGACCCGCACGACCGCGGCCTGCGGGATATGTGGGAGGCCATCATCATCACCGGCCGGCGCGCCAACGAGGTCATCCAGCTCCACCTGGACTGCATCGGCCGCTACGGCGGGATGCCCGTGCTCTGGCACGACCAGACCAAGGTCGGCAACCTGAACGCGGCCATCCGCATCCCCGACCGGCTCATGGACCGCCTTGAAGAACGCCGCCGCAAGACCCTGGCCCGCTTCGCCGACCGCCACGCGGGCCGCGCCCCCACCCCCGCCGAGCGCGTCCACCTGGCCCTGTTCCCCACCGACATGCTCAACCCCGACGGCCATCGCGCCCTGTCCTACACCTGGTTCCATACCGGCCTGCGCAACTGGATCACCGACCTCGACCTGGGCGGCCATTACGTCGCCCACCAAGCCCGGCACACGCTGGCAACCCGGCTACTGCGGGCCGGGGCCAGCCTGACCCACATCCGCCGATATATGGGACAGGTCAGTGATCGAATGGCGGAGCATTACGTCCACCTGACCCAGTCCGACCTCGACGACGTACTCCAGCGCGTCTGGGTCGCCGGCCCCGGCACCGCCAACCCCGGCGAACTCCTGGCCGGGATCGCCGCACCACTCACCCGCGAGCAGGCCCAGGCCCTGGCGATCGACCTCTCGCGCCGCAGCACCCCGGCCGAGGGCGGGTTCTGCACCTTCCAGCCCGTCGTCGAGGGAGGCGCCTGCCCCTGGAACCTGGACTGCCACAACTGCGACAAGTTCGTCCTGTCGGGGGCCGACCTCCTCTACTGGCGTCGCAAGCGCGAACAGTGGCGGCTCCTGGCCGAGGGCGCCCCCGACGACGCCACCGCCGACTACCTCCACCGCTACTTCGAACCCACCGCCCGCGCCATCGACGGTCTGGAAAGCGCCCTGGCCGGCCTCGGCCTCCTCGACGATGCCCTCGCCCTGGACCTGCGCAAACCCCAGGACTACTTCCACCGCGTGTGGTCCACCGCCTTTCGCGCCACCGACCTCGCCGAGCCCGTCGGCGACGAACAGGCCCAGGCCGAAGACACCACCGACGAACAGGAGCAATGCGCGTGA
- a CDS encoding DUF5655 domain-containing protein, translating into MEFKRGVDAGVVTQAMFYVAWLKSARLEFEALVRERLGEKAAAAVDWRRPRAVCVAAGFSNHDRVMVQERREPVDLVRYRVFDDGGEGLLALHLVDSVSWVAAADEVEQPVSEGIAEVAAGAAVGVPEVVAVPECLRELYGEVDEALSAWGEVEVVPLRHYIAYRRMRNLGSVLFRPSLGHVLVTLRLDPDTVELVEGFTRDLRGIGHLGTGDLEVKVASVEDVERAAPLFRRAFEAA; encoded by the coding sequence GTGGAGTTCAAGCGCGGTGTGGATGCCGGGGTGGTGACGCAGGCCATGTTCTACGTGGCCTGGCTGAAATCGGCGCGGCTGGAGTTCGAGGCTCTGGTGCGTGAGCGGCTCGGCGAAAAGGCTGCGGCGGCGGTTGACTGGCGTCGGCCTCGGGCGGTGTGCGTCGCGGCCGGCTTCTCCAACCATGACCGGGTCATGGTCCAGGAGCGTCGCGAGCCGGTGGACTTGGTGCGCTACCGGGTGTTCGACGACGGCGGGGAGGGGCTGCTGGCGCTGCATCTGGTGGACTCCGTTTCGTGGGTCGCGGCGGCGGACGAGGTCGAGCAGCCCGTGTCTGAGGGGATCGCCGAGGTTGCGGCCGGGGCTGCGGTGGGTGTCCCGGAGGTGGTGGCGGTGCCGGAGTGCCTGCGGGAGCTGTACGGGGAGGTGGACGAGGCTCTGTCGGCGTGGGGTGAGGTGGAGGTGGTGCCGCTGCGGCACTACATCGCCTACCGGAGGATGCGGAACCTGGGTTCCGTGTTGTTCCGGCCCTCGCTGGGGCACGTGCTGGTGACCCTGCGGCTGGACCCGGACACCGTGGAGTTGGTGGAGGGGTTCACCCGGGATCTGCGCGGGATCGGTCACCTGGGCACGGGGGACCTGGAGGTGAAGGTCGCCTCGGTGGAGGACGTGGAGCGGGCGGCGCCGCTGTTCCGGCGGGCGTTCGAGGCGGCCTGA
- a CDS encoding tyrosine-type recombinase/integrase, producing MAGRVVVGDLRVQQIERKDGRRSWTIVWPEGSLHAEADRFLRVHDGSGTQRTYAYYLVDHLRWLERECLAFEKVVLRDLERYMGIVGAEVLMPLGEPWRTGKRPYGRSALSTAAACLKGFYLHQSSLGVNGELGKKLDTSRLPTRADRRRAFLGHVKNSLPTNPLAPTRPRRRHPKMLPDGARDKLLAVVNAARDRLVVTWLADGGLRIGELCGLHLVDLHLRENAACGECRAPHVHVCHRPGNPNRAEAKTKLPWRIDGSTVTGGLIKRVSPAMVHTYFEYLTGGEYPRETAGHGMLLIQLHGKNSGQPWAPVGARRMLGRAGKRAGLGVVKPHAFRHNFTSAVLDAAGGNLLIARDAGGWASAAMVDEVYGHVDIHDHAFDAALRTVWGGAQ from the coding sequence GTGGCAGGGCGAGTGGTGGTCGGGGACCTGAGGGTTCAGCAGATCGAGCGGAAGGACGGGCGGCGGTCGTGGACGATCGTGTGGCCCGAGGGCAGTCTTCACGCGGAGGCGGACCGGTTCCTGCGCGTGCACGACGGGTCAGGGACGCAGAGGACCTACGCGTACTACCTGGTGGACCACCTGCGGTGGCTGGAGCGCGAGTGCCTGGCCTTCGAGAAGGTCGTGCTGCGAGACCTTGAGCGCTACATGGGCATCGTCGGCGCCGAGGTCCTCATGCCGCTCGGAGAGCCGTGGCGAACCGGCAAGCGCCCCTACGGTCGCTCGGCGCTGTCGACCGCGGCGGCCTGCCTGAAGGGCTTCTACTTGCACCAGTCGTCCTTGGGCGTGAACGGGGAACTCGGCAAGAAGCTCGACACCTCGCGGCTGCCCACGCGCGCGGACCGGCGCCGCGCGTTCCTGGGGCACGTGAAGAACTCCCTGCCCACCAACCCGCTCGCGCCGACGCGGCCGCGCCGTCGGCACCCGAAGATGCTCCCCGACGGTGCACGGGACAAGCTCCTGGCGGTGGTGAACGCCGCCCGCGACCGGCTGGTGGTGACCTGGCTGGCCGACGGCGGCCTGCGGATCGGCGAGCTCTGCGGGCTGCACCTGGTGGACCTGCACCTACGGGAGAACGCAGCCTGCGGGGAGTGCCGCGCCCCGCACGTCCACGTCTGCCACCGCCCCGGCAACCCGAACCGCGCCGAGGCAAAGACCAAGCTCCCCTGGCGCATCGACGGCAGCACAGTGACCGGCGGACTGATCAAGCGAGTCAGCCCGGCGATGGTGCACACCTATTTCGAGTACCTCACCGGCGGCGAGTACCCGCGCGAAACCGCCGGGCACGGCATGCTCTTGATCCAGCTCCACGGCAAGAACTCGGGGCAGCCATGGGCGCCGGTCGGGGCCCGCCGGATGCTCGGCCGCGCCGGGAAGCGCGCCGGGCTCGGCGTCGTGAAGCCCCATGCCTTCCGCCACAACTTCACTTCGGCGGTGCTCGACGCGGCCGGTGGCAACCTGCTGATCGCCCGGGACGCCGGTGGCTGGGCCTCGGCCGCGATGGTCGACGAGGTCTACGGGCATGTCGACATCCACGACCATGCCTTCGACGCCGCCCTGCGCACGGTCTGGGGTGGCGCCCAGTGA
- a CDS encoding C40 family peptidase, which produces MKKTLAGLTLVACGPLLLAAPVLFASSGVAAASCASGAQAVDTSAVAAEVQQILAGGKASGVSVPGLDDPSVQLPNAVTITATGLALHVPARGQVVALATALQESGLRNLDSGDRDSLGLFQQRPSQGWGSAEQIMQPVYASTRFYQALLQVPGWQSLTVTQAAQAVQQSAYPDAYAKWEPLATALQQAIAPRLSADTGTTPSPSASASASGSPSPTASAGATASTASVGGCATDDDGSGFGPIPAGSVPSGYTIPATAPAQVQTALRWAMGQLGTEYQWGGDCTNPHGSDAMGRCDCSSLVQQAYRAAGVTLERTTFQQVTEGTAVSVDALQPGDLVFTAGTDGTAAEPGHVGIYMGSGLIINAPHTGAVVSIDTLASWKSEIVAARRVV; this is translated from the coding sequence ATGAAGAAGACCCTGGCCGGGCTGACCCTGGTGGCTTGCGGTCCGCTGCTGCTGGCGGCTCCGGTGCTGTTCGCGTCCTCCGGGGTCGCCGCCGCCTCGTGCGCCAGCGGTGCACAGGCTGTGGATACCTCGGCGGTCGCCGCCGAGGTGCAGCAGATCCTGGCCGGCGGCAAGGCCAGCGGGGTCTCGGTGCCGGGCCTGGACGACCCGTCGGTCCAGCTGCCCAACGCCGTGACGATCACCGCCACCGGCCTGGCCCTGCACGTCCCGGCGCGCGGACAGGTGGTGGCGCTGGCAACAGCACTGCAGGAGAGCGGCCTTCGGAACCTGGACTCCGGTGACCGCGACTCGCTGGGGCTGTTCCAGCAGCGGCCTTCGCAGGGGTGGGGGTCGGCGGAGCAGATCATGCAGCCCGTGTACGCCTCCACCCGCTTCTACCAGGCCCTGCTGCAGGTGCCCGGCTGGCAGTCGCTGACCGTCACTCAGGCCGCCCAGGCGGTGCAGCAGTCCGCCTACCCGGACGCCTACGCCAAGTGGGAGCCGCTGGCCACCGCTCTCCAGCAGGCCATCGCACCGAGGCTGTCGGCCGACACCGGAACCACCCCGAGCCCTTCGGCCTCAGCCTCCGCGAGCGGTTCCCCCTCGCCGACCGCGTCAGCGGGTGCCACGGCGTCGACCGCCTCGGTCGGCGGCTGTGCGACGGACGACGACGGGTCGGGCTTCGGCCCCATCCCCGCCGGCAGCGTGCCGTCGGGCTACACCATCCCCGCCACCGCGCCGGCGCAGGTGCAGACCGCGCTCCGCTGGGCGATGGGGCAGCTGGGCACCGAGTACCAGTGGGGCGGGGACTGCACCAACCCGCACGGCTCGGACGCGATGGGTCGCTGCGACTGCTCCTCGCTGGTCCAGCAGGCGTACCGGGCAGCCGGGGTCACGCTGGAGCGCACCACGTTCCAGCAGGTCACCGAGGGCACCGCGGTCTCGGTCGACGCGCTGCAGCCCGGTGACCTGGTCTTCACTGCCGGGACCGACGGCACGGCCGCCGAGCCGGGTCACGTCGGGATCTACATGGGGTCCGGGTTGATCATCAACGCGCCGCACACCGGCGCGGTGGTCTCCATCGACACCCTGGCCTCCTGGAAATCCGAGATCGTGGCCGCGCGCCGAGTCGTCTGA
- a CDS encoding DUF6112 family protein, which translates to MSSLSTHLVHLAYNPGVSPSDGGLPGLSVLKSVMGSINLFGIILAVGALAVSAVVWAWGHHSGGPQAEANGKKGVLVASGVALLLGAANGLVTFFSALGTQVK; encoded by the coding sequence GTGTCCTCCCTCTCCACCCACCTGGTCCACCTGGCCTACAACCCCGGCGTCTCCCCGTCCGACGGGGGCCTCCCGGGCTTGTCCGTCCTGAAGTCCGTGATGGGCAGCATCAACCTGTTCGGCATCATCCTGGCCGTCGGCGCGCTGGCCGTCAGTGCCGTGGTGTGGGCCTGGGGCCATCACAGCGGCGGCCCGCAGGCCGAGGCCAACGGCAAGAAGGGCGTCCTGGTCGCCTCCGGTGTCGCCCTCCTCCTGGGCGCCGCGAACGGTCTGGTCACGTTCTTCTCCGCGCTCGGCACGCAGGTGAAGTGA
- a CDS encoding DUF6262 family protein has protein sequence MTTTVPDPRTAAALAARHRTTEAALGRVRDAITRLRREKTQLSVAAVARRANVSRTFLYDHPDARAAVATATAEAGERRAQLVTDQDEAREATWRERALNAEDALKAAHAEILTQRTRIGELIGQVRDLEAEWTQEAIQRITTENTTLKQRVRQLTADNRSFDERLKAARSNLRFQDRRVADLEAQVAAT, from the coding sequence GTGACCACCACCGTCCCCGACCCGCGCACGGCCGCCGCCCTCGCCGCCCGCCACCGCACAACCGAGGCTGCCCTCGGACGGGTCCGCGACGCCATCACCCGGCTCCGCCGCGAGAAGACCCAGCTCAGCGTCGCCGCCGTCGCCCGCCGCGCCAACGTCTCCCGCACCTTCCTCTACGACCACCCCGACGCCAGAGCCGCGGTCGCCACCGCCACGGCCGAAGCCGGCGAACGCCGGGCCCAGCTGGTCACCGACCAGGACGAGGCACGCGAGGCGACCTGGCGCGAACGGGCCCTCAACGCCGAGGACGCCCTCAAAGCCGCCCATGCCGAGATCCTCACCCAGCGCACGCGCATCGGCGAACTCATAGGACAGGTCCGCGACTTGGAAGCCGAATGGACCCAGGAGGCCATCCAGCGGATCACCACGGAGAACACCACCCTCAAGCAACGCGTCCGCCAGCTCACCGCCGACAACCGGTCCTTCGACGAACGCCTCAAGGCCGCCCGCTCCAACCTGCGCTTCCAGGACCGCCGCGTCGCCGACCTCGAAGCCCAGGTCGCCGCCACCTGA
- a CDS encoding ATP-binding protein — protein MGVCSLPLMGTVCDAVDFANNPAGAITNGIGAWIAESLGDLAASGADLAAKAVNATTAIDLNAPWFRNNYEMIMPIGLVLVVGTLCLQLVLAAWRRDERALAQALYGTVTGVFFMFCAVSFTAVAVTVVDALSNGLFSMAGTSISSAVRRIIDVSELGPMFQLGWAIPSFVALGCAIGAFMYWAVMVARKVGVLVLVTLAVFAAAGGGWDAAKRWRRGWIEATATLVFSKLVMTIVFLLGVSAMGNTSSSDGLSALSDALAGLTIMVMILLCPYAVYKFVHWASEGGGHDDLHRGGVAGVATAVGAAKTAGSLAMQAGLGKPAGPAKIPGAGADGLASGIDPAGSRLSKEGIDPGPETTPSRFRFGETRSDGDRGFPLVNRPGIPALITRRSDDSGGGSSEVGGATGSAQAAVSASPPSAPAAQTGSGAAPIPPAIGPEAPPAFGGPTPARWVFPQQPPSD, from the coding sequence ATGGGAGTGTGCTCCCTGCCCCTGATGGGCACCGTCTGCGACGCCGTGGACTTCGCCAACAACCCGGCTGGCGCCATCACCAACGGCATCGGCGCGTGGATCGCCGAGTCGCTGGGCGACCTCGCGGCCAGCGGCGCGGACCTCGCGGCGAAGGCCGTCAACGCGACCACCGCCATCGACCTGAACGCCCCGTGGTTCAGGAACAACTACGAGATGATCATGCCGATCGGGCTGGTGCTCGTCGTGGGAACGCTGTGTCTGCAACTGGTCCTCGCCGCCTGGAGGCGCGACGAGCGGGCGCTGGCCCAAGCGCTCTACGGCACGGTCACCGGCGTGTTCTTCATGTTCTGCGCCGTCTCCTTCACCGCCGTCGCCGTGACTGTGGTCGATGCCTTGTCCAACGGCCTGTTCTCCATGGCCGGCACCTCGATCAGCTCCGCGGTACGCCGGATCATCGACGTCTCCGAGCTGGGACCGATGTTTCAACTCGGCTGGGCGATCCCCTCGTTCGTGGCGCTGGGCTGCGCGATCGGGGCGTTCATGTACTGGGCGGTCATGGTCGCCCGCAAGGTCGGCGTGCTCGTCCTGGTCACCCTGGCGGTGTTCGCTGCGGCCGGCGGCGGCTGGGACGCGGCTAAGCGCTGGCGGCGCGGCTGGATCGAGGCAACCGCCACGCTGGTCTTCAGCAAGCTCGTGATGACCATCGTGTTCCTGCTCGGCGTCTCCGCCATGGGCAACACCAGCTCCAGCGACGGCCTGTCCGCGCTCTCGGACGCACTGGCCGGGCTGACCATCATGGTGATGATCCTGCTGTGCCCGTACGCGGTCTACAAGTTCGTGCACTGGGCCAGCGAGGGCGGCGGTCATGACGACCTGCACCGCGGCGGCGTCGCCGGCGTCGCTACCGCAGTCGGCGCGGCGAAGACCGCCGGGAGCCTGGCGATGCAGGCCGGCCTGGGCAAGCCCGCAGGCCCGGCGAAGATCCCCGGCGCTGGCGCCGACGGCCTGGCCTCGGGCATCGACCCCGCCGGCAGCAGGCTCAGCAAGGAGGGCATCGACCCCGGACCCGAGACCACCCCGAGCAGGTTCCGTTTCGGCGAGACCCGCAGCGACGGCGACCGCGGCTTCCCCCTGGTCAACCGCCCTGGCATCCCGGCGCTGATCACCCGCCGCAGCGACGACAGCGGCGGGGGCTCCAGCGAGGTCGGCGGCGCCACCGGCTCTGCACAGGCTGCCGTATCCGCGAGTCCTCCCAGCGCTCCGGCTGCTCAAACCGGGTCCGGCGCTGCGCCGATCCCGCCCGCGATCGGACCGGAGGCGCCGCCCGCTTTCGGCGGACCGACTCCGGCACGCTGGGTCTTTCCCCAGCAACCGCCCAGCGACTGA
- a CDS encoding DEAD/DEAH box helicase family protein, which produces MAGIPEGSRDRRRSFNGEERIALFLAADGRCAECGQELEPGWHGDHIEPWSEGGPTDVINGRATCPSCNLKKGNRSMAISSGLRSWQQEARERYHSRNGGENSNFLVVATPGAGKTTFALTIAEDLISRGTISNIVVVAPTKHLRRQWAEAGARVGIKLDHLFENKNGAVGSDFDGVVATYQAIASAPLLWKRLCASKRTLVIFDEIHHAGDGDGLVWGDALKDSFESATRRLLLSGTPFRTDGKPLPFVAYDETRRAVPSYSYDYGMALADGGVVRPAVFPAWDGKSKWRRSGQLAVTEVDLSDADKDEIPPALKAALDPTGAWIPSVLQEAHEALLRMRIDTPDAGGLVIASDQFAATAYAAILERIAGVQVPVAISDEPNASDIIKNFARGNAPWIVAVQMIAEGVDIPRLGVGVYASRVRTKMFFTQVVGRFVRMRGDEDPTTARLFIPSIAVLLAFAQDIEKMVDAVLAEEEKQIREMQDTHGQGDTLIPAYETVSSSVATHHVTIAGGSQFTPEQLDFAQRTMAMAGPTSPSVTAEWVAGLLTSAQLLNGNALPGQRADTDVEPLGDQKKSLRRLIHRKAGRLSALTNRPYEHINGELNQSLGNVVKTATMEQLQKRLAMLDAAIKEAQKK; this is translated from the coding sequence ATGGCAGGAATTCCCGAAGGGTCCCGCGACCGCCGTCGTTCGTTCAACGGTGAAGAGCGCATCGCTCTGTTCCTCGCCGCAGACGGACGGTGCGCCGAATGCGGCCAGGAGCTGGAACCCGGATGGCACGGCGACCACATCGAACCTTGGTCCGAAGGCGGCCCGACCGATGTGATCAACGGACGCGCGACCTGCCCGAGCTGCAACTTGAAGAAGGGAAACAGGTCCATGGCGATCTCCTCCGGTCTGCGAAGCTGGCAGCAGGAAGCACGCGAGCGTTACCACTCTCGCAATGGCGGCGAGAACTCGAACTTCCTGGTCGTCGCCACCCCAGGGGCCGGAAAGACCACCTTCGCGCTGACCATCGCCGAGGACCTGATCAGCCGCGGCACCATCAGCAACATCGTGGTCGTCGCCCCCACCAAGCACCTGCGCCGCCAGTGGGCCGAGGCTGGGGCGCGGGTGGGCATCAAGCTCGATCACCTCTTCGAGAACAAGAACGGCGCGGTCGGTTCCGACTTCGACGGTGTCGTGGCCACATACCAGGCCATCGCATCCGCCCCGCTGCTGTGGAAGCGCCTGTGCGCCAGCAAGCGCACCCTCGTGATCTTCGATGAGATCCACCATGCCGGCGACGGTGACGGCCTGGTCTGGGGCGATGCCCTCAAGGATTCCTTCGAGAGCGCCACACGGCGGCTACTGCTTTCAGGAACGCCGTTCCGCACCGACGGCAAGCCGCTCCCGTTCGTCGCGTATGACGAGACCCGCCGGGCCGTGCCCAGCTATAGCTATGACTACGGCATGGCACTGGCCGACGGCGGCGTGGTGCGTCCGGCCGTGTTCCCGGCCTGGGACGGAAAGTCGAAGTGGCGCAGGTCGGGGCAACTGGCCGTCACCGAGGTCGACCTGAGCGATGCTGACAAGGACGAGATTCCCCCGGCGTTGAAGGCCGCCCTCGACCCGACCGGCGCCTGGATTCCGTCCGTCCTCCAGGAGGCACATGAAGCCCTCCTGCGGATGCGGATCGACACCCCCGACGCAGGTGGCCTGGTGATCGCAAGCGACCAGTTCGCCGCCACCGCGTACGCAGCGATCCTCGAACGGATCGCCGGAGTTCAGGTCCCGGTCGCCATCTCGGACGAGCCGAACGCCTCCGACATCATCAAGAACTTCGCCAGGGGTAATGCCCCCTGGATCGTCGCCGTACAGATGATCGCCGAAGGCGTCGACATCCCACGCCTGGGTGTCGGCGTCTACGCCTCCCGGGTTCGCACCAAGATGTTCTTCACCCAGGTCGTGGGACGCTTCGTGCGCATGCGCGGCGACGAAGACCCCACGACGGCTCGGCTGTTCATCCCTTCCATAGCTGTCCTCCTGGCTTTCGCGCAGGACATCGAGAAGATGGTGGATGCGGTGCTCGCCGAGGAGGAGAAGCAGATCCGCGAGATGCAGGACACCCATGGCCAGGGCGACACGCTCATCCCGGCCTACGAAACGGTGAGCTCATCTGTCGCAACCCACCACGTGACGATCGCCGGGGGTTCCCAGTTCACCCCCGAACAGCTGGACTTCGCCCAGCGCACCATGGCGATGGCCGGGCCGACGTCGCCCTCAGTGACCGCAGAGTGGGTGGCGGGCCTGCTCACATCGGCCCAGCTCCTCAACGGAAATGCCCTCCCCGGCCAGCGCGCAGACACCGATGTTGAACCACTCGGTGACCAAAAGAAGTCTCTGCGCAGGCTCATCCACCGCAAGGCTGGCCGACTTTCGGCACTCACCAACCGCCCCTACGAACACATCAACGGGGAGCTGAACCAGTCCCTCGGCAACGTCGTCAAGACCGCGACGATGGAGCAGCTTCAGAAGCGCCTGGCGATGCTCGACGCCGCGATCAAGGAGGCACAGAAGAAGTGA
- a CDS encoding site-specific DNA-methyltransferase, whose amino-acid sequence MNYTLHRGDALTVLKTIPDESIHAVITDPPYNSGGRTSSERTARTARAKYTSGDAAHDLQNFPGENRDQRGYRSWLTALLTEAYRAAVEHTVAMVFTDWRQEPTTSDALQMAGWTWSGTIPWIKPASRPRKGGFKQSAELIVWGVKGTLDKDRDLYLPGHFIASQPRKGRVHITQKPVEVMQQLVQICPESGTVLDPFTGSGTTGVAALREGRNFIGVELSTHYADIAENRLRTELHRDDYVLAGPEADA is encoded by the coding sequence GTGAACTACACCCTGCACCGAGGCGACGCCCTCACCGTGCTCAAGACCATCCCCGACGAGAGCATCCACGCCGTCATCACCGACCCGCCCTACAACTCCGGCGGGCGCACCAGCAGCGAGCGCACCGCCCGCACCGCCCGCGCGAAGTACACCAGCGGGGATGCCGCCCACGACCTGCAGAACTTCCCCGGCGAGAACCGCGACCAGCGCGGCTACCGCTCCTGGCTGACCGCCCTGCTGACCGAGGCGTACCGGGCCGCGGTCGAGCACACGGTGGCGATGGTCTTCACCGACTGGCGCCAGGAGCCCACCACCTCCGACGCCCTGCAGATGGCCGGATGGACCTGGTCGGGCACCATCCCCTGGATCAAGCCCGCCAGCCGTCCCCGCAAGGGCGGCTTCAAGCAGAGCGCCGAGCTGATCGTCTGGGGTGTCAAGGGCACCCTCGACAAGGACCGCGACCTCTACCTCCCCGGCCACTTCATCGCCTCCCAGCCCCGCAAGGGCCGCGTCCACATCACCCAGAAGCCCGTCGAGGTCATGCAGCAGCTCGTCCAGATCTGCCCCGAAAGCGGCACCGTCCTGGACCCCTTCACCGGCTCCGGCACCACGGGCGTGGCCGCCCTGCGCGAGGGCCGGAACTTCATCGGCGTCGAACTCTCCACCCACTACGCCGACATCGCCGAGAACCGCCTGCGCACGGAACTGCACCGAGACGACTACGTCCTCGCCGGCCCCGAAGCCGACGCATGA